The Salminus brasiliensis chromosome 14, fSalBra1.hap2, whole genome shotgun sequence genome contains the following window.
TGATGTCTTTACTTGACCTGACTTATTGATAAATCCTAGTTAGGCCACTGTCCGCTGTCCCTGCACTGTAGATCActatccaatgaaaaacatgtgtcTAAAAGATGGCGATGTTAAAGGAGAAGGCCAAAATGTTCTTAGCTTTGAATGCAAGttgatgtaaaataagagtatattccaagtaatttagagcatttctattggtcaattcaccCGGAATCATTTACACactgtacagaagcagctacagggttcaaatgatggagaaaactaacaactggcaaaatggagatacattgTCGTCATtagacagcagtgatatgctCAAGAAGGCCAAACATTACATGACGTTACTTTAATCATACCACAGTCAGCATTTCATCATGCAAAAAgattttatatctatatataagtTATTTTTGAGAATTTCTATATGATTCCTCATGAAAATTGACAGAATGTTAAACAGCTgccaaactcaaatgaaaacaaactgtGAAAACATCacaaatggagatgcaaggtgtTAGTGACAGTGGGGATATACAGACAGTGCATTTGAGGAATACACCAAAATCATCATAATAAACTGTATTCTTTCATAtctgcttttctgagcatatcgtgggtatcatcagtgcttaaagaacgcTGACCAACTGTGTGGttcattaaaaagagtgtaatCAGCCCTGGTTAAATGGATGATGTtcaataaatactgaatcaaaTCACTGTGTTACATATGGGAGAGTATTTAAATAGCAGTTCATAAGAATCTGCTactattgtgataaatgttgtgtATCGagaaaatattttgaaatatcgtaatgtaatatttttaacaTATCGCCCAACCCTACTACAGATGAGGCAGATTAGACATTAGACTGAGCAAAGATAACAATAATGAGCTAACCATCTCCATTCTCGTCCACCAGCTCAAATATCCGGTCCACCACCTGGTCAGGGGTGAGTAGGTTACACTCCTCATCCAGCTCCCCATGGCACGCCTTCTTCATTCGATAAATTGactgaaaaaaaacaggccAAATAATACAAAATCAATCAGTGCAAGAGAAATTAAGATGCTGAGCAGGGCTGTAGGACAAGAGTTTATTTCAAGTACTTTAGagctatttctattggtctgatCATTCAGAATGATGTACatagtgtacagaagcagcttcagggttcaaaccatggagaaaactaaaaacagacaaaaatagagatacatggttttcagtggacagcagcaaaatatggggtctgcacattttagagcatAATTTGTATTTCTTGGCTGAATTTAACGTTAAAAAAGTAGAGGTGGCGGATGAATCAAATTTTCTGTTCAATTGCAGTTTTTGGCTTCCAAAAATGATGAAAGCTAGAATAGTGAGGTAAACATCCATCCAATAGTGAGGTCTCGTAAATCCAGCACACCCTTTCCGTTTGCCTCCACACTATTTGTGCGTTTcagttaaattatatatatatatatatatatatatatatatatatatatatatatatatatatatatatacacaatttaGCAGCTACACTTGACTCTTGATGCTTGTAGTTAATGTAAAGAGTTGTTAGAGCTAAGTCATATTAGAGCATTTTTTTGGTCCATTTGTCCAAATTGTTTTTAAGTgatgtagaaaaataataatcagaaaaaaTAGAGATGTGATATTTTTTGAGGTCCTTTTGCTAAATGGGTGCACACTTGAATGGTTTAGTCTTAACATTAATAACGGAATACTTTTAAGATGTTAATTACCAGATACTCATTTTTACAAAAAATTATAAAGTGCTGTTTTGAATCTATTGCCTTTTCTTGATTGCTGCATGTTTAGGAGCATGTGTGTGAGCGTGAGCACATGATACTGCTCATGAGTGGCTTAACTGCTGCAGGTAACAGGCTGTGAAATCATAGAGGTCAAATGGATAATCATCCCCTGTGACTCTCACTTTAAAATGTCAATGTCAGGGTGTCTGTGACATAAGCAGGGTCATGGCATTAATCCTGCTCCGAACCAGATTCAGTATTTGCCTCTATTAGTTTtcgaaacacaaacacacaaatacacacaagttTGAGGTGACATGTCTGAGTCAGTGTGATTAAAGGAATGATAAGGAAGCCTGAGGGCGATTACCTCCACAATCTCCTTTAGCTCTGTTTTGTCGATGCAGCCACTCCCGTCCTTATCGTACATTTTAAAAGTCCATTTGAGTTTATGCTCCAGTTTGCCTCGCAGCACCAGATTCAAGGCTGCAACATATTCCAGAAAATCAATAGTGTTGTcctggggaagaaaaaaaaagatggagaaaagagaagcATGCCAATAGGCCCTAATGCAGGAAGCCAAACTTTGTTAAATCTTACTGGTTCCCAGAGAATTCATTAGACTAACTGTTGGATCCAATCTATAGTTTCTATCAAATTCACTGCTGTTGCTTTTTTGTCATTATCATGCCATTAGTTAGTCAGTTGTTGGCAGAAGAAGAAACTGCATCACTCACCCCATTTTTATCAAAAGCTCGGAACATGTTCTCTATGTAGTCTGCGGCCTCTTGGTTGTCGGTCACGCCAAAGAAGCTCTTGAACTCGTGCTTGAAGAGGGTCCCGCTTGGGCATTCCACCACAAATTTCTTATACCACTCCTGCAGCTCGGCCACATCGATCTCCTTATCGTCCGAATCGTCGCTGAGCCGCTGACCCATCGCGCAAGTGGGTTTGGAAAGCTCGGATGTTGCCTCTCAGCCAAAGATGTTCACGCACATATCTGAAAGCCTTCTGCTGCTTCACACGTCTGCAGTCAAAACATCCCACACAGCCACAGACTGGCGATGAAAAAAGGTGAGAAATGGAGGTGCAACTGTTACTGCAGCTTTTTAAGCACCAGGATAGGAATGTGCCTGAACTGGAAAAATGCCCAGAATGTTTGTCTTTGAAAGATTGGAAAAGTCCCCCTAAGCTTGTCGTGCTGATGCCCTACTGGCTTGGGATCCAGAACTCGGTCTGTTTTGGATCACATGACAGTGGAGATTAATCATATCAGCATGTCTCGCTCAATTAGTCCAGAGGCAGATGAAGGGAGGCTTTGCTATAGTTCCTCCTTTAGAATGCAGAACACTGTACCCCCACAGGTCCAGGGGCCTCTAGAGAGGGGGCAGATGTAATGATTGTGGTTTCATGAATACTAAGTCAATCCATGCTTTGATGATTATTCTTTAAGCTATTCTGTTGATCCAAGTGTCAGCTCATGGTCAGAGAATTCTCAGGCTTCTCTTTGATTACTTGCGAAAGGGGAGAGCGTGTACATATAAAAAACCTAGCTTTAAGCAGCCAATCCAATAAATTATCAAGGCTACTCATATTCTTCACAATCTCCAATGATTGCTAATTATATATTAAAGGTGATGTTTACCagtgttcttcaatggttcccATGTTTCTTCCTCTAGAACCAGTGACAAACACTGGCAGTAGTATTTTAGTGCAATGAAACCATGGAAACCTGACCCCCTAACATCATGATTGAACCACTACTGAACAATTTTACACTACAACTTCTGAAATGTCATTAATAAATGGCAGTTAAAATGAACTGTGGAATCATAAGGCTGGATTTACTGTGTTTCTGGATTGTGTaacagccagtggcacaggacaCGTTCTACAAGTcaagaaactaaagctaaaaagAGGGTGGCTTTTACAACAGAACAATGATCCATAACCAAAATCTAAAATCCACCATGAATCACAAGGAACTGCaagctgaagcttttggaatgaaGCTTTAGGATGAAGCTTTGGGATTGAGTTTTGAGACAGAGCTCTGGTATTAATCTTTGGGATGGAACTTTGGTATGGAGTTTGGGAATGAAGCTGTGGGATGAAACTTTGGGTTGGAGCTTTGGGTTGGAGCTTTCAGATGAAGCTTTGGGATGTAGCTTTTGGATGTAGCTTTGGAATGAAGCTTTGAGATGGAGCTTTGGGCTGAAGCTTTGGGATGGAGCTTTGGAATTGAGCTTTGGGATAGAGCTTTGGAATGAAGCTTTGGAATGAAGCTGTGGAGTGAAGCTTTGGGTTGGAGCTTTGGGTTGGAGCTTTCAGATGAAGCTTTGGGATAGAGCTTTGGTATTAGTCTTTGGGATGGAACTTTGGTATGGAGCTTGGGAATGAAGCTGTGGGATGAAGCTTTGGGTTGGAGCTTTGGGTTGGAGCTTTCAGATGAAAGTTTGGGATGCAGTTTTGGGATGGAGCTTTGGGATGGAGCTTTGTGATGGAGCTTTGGAATGAAGCTTTGAGATGGAGCTTTGGGATGGAGCTTTGGATGGAGCTTTGGGATGGAGCTTTGAGATGCAGCTTTGGGCTGAAGCTTTGGGATGGAGCTTTGGAATTGAGCTTTGGGATGGAGCTTTGGGCATCATCTTTGGGATTAGTCTTTGGGATGGATCTTTGGGATGGAGCTTTGGAATTGAGCTTTGGGATGGAGCTTTGGGCATCATCTTTGGGATTAGTCTTTGGGATGGAACTTTGGGATGGAGCTTGCAAATGAAGCTGTGGGATGAAGCTTTGGGTTGGAGCTTTAGGTTGGAGCTTTGGGTTGGAGCTTTTGGATAAAGCGTTGGGATGCAACTTTGGGATGCAGCTTTGGAATGAAACTTTTGGCTGAAGCTTTGGGATGGAGTTTTGGAATTGTGCTTTGGGATGGAGCTTTGGGATGGAGCTTTAGAATGGATCTTTGGGATGGAGCTTTAGGATGGGCCTCATACGAAAGAAAAAGACAAGCTGTGATATCCAGGTATATCCAGTCCCCTATTCTTTCTTTTAACTGTCCTTTCTTTTAAGGCACCATCAACAGACATTATTGCCCAGCCAGCAGAAGTAAGAaagttctcagaaggtaaataaagaagTTAAGAGTCTGCAGTGCGGATCTATATAGCTATCGCTAatgccaaaacacacacactacagaaaatatttatattatgatgatgatgataattagAAGATTAGTGAAGACTTGAACACCTCTGATCTAAAGAAAGTAGTTAAGCATCTTAAGACTGTGTATATGGCCATGGCCAAGTTCATGAAGGCCTCAGAAAGACTGTGGCAATTGAACTGCGTTCCAAACGCCCCTGACCAGCCGCTCGAGCCTGGCATTTAAGCAGATGGGTTTAAACTGAAATTACAATTTGAAATGCAGTGACATATTTCCAAAAGCTACTTTTGCCACTCAACACTGAGAGGCCTACCTCGCCCTGCTGTCTTCCTGTTAGAAATAAATTGCATTGATGAGCTTATGCAATGTGCTGTACTGGAGAGAGAAACACTGTATTGATAAGGTGCGTAAACGATGGCTGGCTGATGTAATATACTGCAAAACAAGGCTGCATTGTTATAGGCTGTAAATCGATGTCTGTTCATCTACATGCACACAGGTCACCTGAACATGTCTAAAAGGGCACATATCTTTGCATTACATATCCTTActgtcagaagaaaacctttgtAACTGCCTTCgttatttttatttaccatTTGATAAAGCCAGCTGTTGTTCACATGTACTGTAAGTCCAAACTTGTCCAAATCTTGCTCAATTAAAAGTGGAATTTTGATGCTAAACATATGCTTATTTAGATTTGGGCACCTTTGgtcaaaatacactatatggagaaAATTATTTGGACATGCCTCAtgatcactgaattcaggtgttgtATTCAGTCACATTTCCACAGGTGTATaacacctagccatgcagtctgcctatACACTATATTCTGCCTCCAGTATCCAGTATATACTGTCCATATAGCGTAAGTGTatggtttttaaaaaatatttttatcaaGACTACTTTTCAATTTCTGACATGTCTTGATGATGTTatctttcatgtttttttttttaggttacgTACAGTAACAGAACTTGACTTGACTgcggtgcccaaacttttgcatgctacTGTACAttaaaagctttctttgttcgGTGGTATGTGATGAAGTGACTCATGGGTAGTGCTAGTCCTCACAACAAACATGAGCAAACAACCTCATTTTACACTGATATGgattaatttaaatgtattcataAATTAAACTGATTAGCATTGTCTAAAGGTTTCAtttcaatttaatttaacttAGAACTAAAGTATAAATCTTCCAAAATAACACACTGTAAATGAAAACAGTATCATTTTTTGCAGGTGCTGAAAAGGTGCTGTTTATATACATTCTAAATAAACCTACTCAGATCATTTCATTTTGTAGGAAATACATCGAAAAattgttttaatatatttttatttttatataaatatgttttaatgcaAATATTAAATAGAAATATCTTCAAATTTGATGCACAAATGTACTTTACAATGAGAAGTTTAAATTTGACCAACTGTATAATTATTAGTTACTTCTACTTGAGAAAAAGCAAGCCAATCGGTTTCTCAGCTTTCTCAGCTTTGTCGGCTTCAAGTCCACGCTTGAGTCCACGCTTGACAAAGAACAGAACAGTATTTTCCATCCCTGGATTTTAGGACTCCTCTTTGTTCTGTCATGACGTTGAAGCTTATGAAAGTAGCAACATTAGAGTTTTGTGTTTGTGAGGAAATGCTCCCTGAGGAGTGTGCACTTTAGAGACCTACTCCAATATGCTGACTGCAGGCTTCATGGGGATAAGCTCTCTTACCCCAGAAGTGTCAAGGCCATCTGAGATGTCATTAAGCAATGTCCTTATGGATTAGGAAAGGGAAGTAGGCCTAACTGCTTCCCTGAGAAACTACAGTCATTTTAGACCAGTAAACTGGATCTAATGATAGCTCCTGGTGTCTCACAGTGTGGAAATGACATGATTCCTAAAACCAGGTTATTTGTAAACTGAATGACGTGTGTAGCTCCAAAGTAAAGTGCATCAGTAAAACTATTCAGTATTGAGTTTTAAAAACAACCATCAGAAGCACCCAGCGGTAATCAGGTCCGACTGATTGATAAATAATTGCTATGTGTAGTTCCCCTCTAAAATAGCCCTGATGAATAATTCACTCATAAGTGGATTTTAATATCTGCACTGTTACGGGTCTCAGAGCGGTTAATAAGCCACAAATAGACAACTGATAAACAGAATCAACACTGTCGCCCAATTCAGCGCTAAGTTAATTACAGCGATATAAATAGATGCTGCCAAAATTATtaacatgtacagctgtgaggaAAAAAAGTTTGCGAGTTATCACAGTTCCCTCACTCAACAGTTTACAGGGCCGTATCTTTATTGAACAAGACGATTGAAACAGTCAAGGCCAATGaggggaacagtgtgtgaagTTCCAGCGTAATGCACTGAATACAAAAAGGGTGACTGGAGTCCGGTGTTCCAGTCAGTAGAGATGGAAGTTGGGCAGTTGGAACAACATCCCGGGGCAAATTTTGTAACTTTCTGAATCCTGCATGTTCCTTCTCTACCAGTCAGTCCATGGCCTGCCAAACATTATTAGGCCTATAAGCATAGAAGGGGTTAATAAGAATTACATTTTAGGCCTGTTGCTGCTCCTTCTGCACtgtacacttaaaaaaaataataataataaataaataaatataggtTTTATTGTTTAAGCACTATTTCTTACAAAATGCAAAATTGTCTGCATTATTTTCTGAATGACCATAATGAGAAGATCTTAAATAAGATACTTAATTCTGAATTAATTCTGAATAATGTCATAATTAAAAATGGCACATACTGTGGTATGCAACAGTGGTACCTTGTTTTGTTGATATTTTTCAAGACAGGATAAATTATCAAATGCTCTACatgaaatacaaaaaacaagcaCTGTCACATGTAGCCCCACCTCGCTATCACATACAGCCTCAGAAACAATCTTTTGTTTATGTCGGCCATGTACTTTCTCCCTCATGCCTTACTGTTATTAGCTGCATTCCAGCGCTTAGGCTGCAGCTGATGCAGGGCGAGTCCTCGGTAGGACCATCCTATGAAGACTCATATGCTTCTTAGTAACCTATTGGTCACACAAAGACAACAGGCTGGGTGGTGATGTCACTAGAAAGGAGCCGCTTCCTGCAACTGCAGCATGAAGCTTGTGTGCCTTTTCACTTCTCTGGAGGCCTCATTTCTCACTGTACATGAACGGCCCTTCAATTTGGAACCACCTTGTATGACATAGCAGCCATGAAATGCAGCCTATCTCAGCTGCAGTCTAGGCTTTAGAAAGCAGCTACTGTATATCTCAGTCTTTGCCCCACCTgcttctcagtgttttcatctctCGCTTATATTCCCttattagtcaagtcaagtgtcaagtcaagtcaagtgggtttattgtcatttcaactacatacagagtacacagtgaaacgaaacaacgttcctcccggaccatggtgcaacatagacagtgcatacaagacacaagtgcaacacaaacaaacaagtgcggacagacaacacagtacagacagaggataataaataatgactgtagtgtgcaagttgtgcaatgtgcgataaatagagtccagtgaggtagtaaagttatcagtaTTATGTCTGGTGTTAGAACATAGCCATCACTGGTTGATTTCTGCCTGGTCTAGGTGTTTAGGTTATTGTGTAAAAAGGCTAATTACAGGTAATCATGTCCAGTTTTTAGTCCCCCTTGTCCAACCACAACAAGCCTAATTGAATCAATTGTACAAATTTaacatcattctccatctccCTCAATATGTTCAATTCACTTAAACTGTGAGCCATTATTCATTTAGAGCCTCTGCAGATTGACCTGCTTAGATTAATATCACTTAGAAACATGTAATATGAACACCATATGCCTAGTTTAAGTTATTCTAGTTAATACGTTTAAGAAACAGTGTTGAACAACCACAATGATCTACTGGTGAAATATGACACTTTCACACGATTCAGTTAAGGAAATGAAATGCACTGTAAAGATCTGAAGCAAACCATTCTCAACTGAGCAGATCTGTACAGAGGAATGAGTCAAAATACCTCCTAATTCCTGCATCTGACTGACCACCCTTACAAAAAGTATATTGggtatattataaaaataaacttgagtgtatatatatatatatatatatatatatatatataataaatttgtataaaatatactcaagtttattttatttaggaaacTTGAGTAAAGTTTAAGTGTATTTCCCACTGTTTAGTTTATTAAAGTATATATTTTAGGAATACTTTAGGTGTAATGGCAGTAAACCTTGAGTACACAACTAGTTTGGGGGAAGCCCCATGGCACGTACCTGCACAGGCATGggaaaaacacaccaaacagaCAGTGGCTTCAGAGGGGATTGAATCCACAGCTCCCACTATCTGGGGTGCCACCCTGCCGCCCAAACTAGATTACATCCAAGTTTAATTTTGTGCCACAACTGTACTGAATGTATATTCCTAACCCACATATTGTTAATTTCAGGAAGTACACTTTTAAGTATGCTTTCTGTAAACTACTAGTTTAATAGTCTTTTATTCTGTCACCATTTCTTTATGTGAACTTAACTTGACATAACACTTAGATTTAATTGTTTACACTTTGAAGTATATTACCAGTTTACACCCTTTTAGGTAACCTTCACAGTACAGgccaaatatacatatacagtatattttacaaatatacaaaaatgCAGTATAAGCTAAGCATATGTAGGTATAATTAGTGATGTCTCTAAAAAGTACATAAAAGTAAACTGAAAGCATACTCTTATACATTTGTTTTCCCTTTATTACGTTACTTgaataaatgtctttttttgtaaaggcagcagctacagaagTCATTTGGTTGAGAGCATTCTAGTTACACATACAGTACTTTCCATCAGTGACCGTGATCGTTTACAACATCTGTTCACTAAGAATAAAGTAAACCGTGCtctgtaaaatgtgtgtttttggacCACAAGGTTCAcacctcctttttttttatttcagaattGTACATGAAGCCAAAATCTAATGTTAATACCTGCCCGTTTTTTTAACAAGTTTTGTAATACTTGAAAATGTCCCTAGATGTCAGTGCTTCATAGGACATGTTGTGACACAGCAGGGTTCTGGGTTTGGCTTGAGTGGTTTCGCCGCGTttctttattataaaaaaaggaATAATGCACGCTCAGTATAGTATTCATAAGGAGGAACGCCTTCAAAGTGAAGCTCTATGACAGTTTGTAGCCAGTATTAATCTGAACGAATAGCATGCCACCCTAACAGTGTGTGTCTAAAGCCCCCCTAACCTTGCCCCTTAAAAGGCAACACTTAACTTGTCAGTTCTCACTGAAAGTCAGTGTGCATGAAGCAAGACCCCGGGTGGCTGAAGTGTGCAATCAGTCATGACAAAAGCCCAGTGGTAGCCTGTTCTGTCCATTGCTCAGGATTTTGAAATCTCCCAAAATGTCAGAGCCAGTTGCCAGGGTAGCGAATAAAAATACCctgttctatctctctctctctcgcgcgtgctctctctccctctctcttacacacagaGCAAGGTTAAGGAATGCAGTTAGTGTAGCTTACTGTGGCTGTAGGAGTTCTTATGGTCTGGATCACTCGCTGTCTAATGCAGAGAGAGATTTAGAAAAGGATGAAGTCGATGTACTTATCACTGGCCTTCTTAAGTGAAATGGAGCTAATAGGCCAAAAAGGTCAATGTCTGACAAGAGAAATAAAGATGTACTCTAGGAGACACAACCACTTCATGGCAAGTCATTAAACGCTGTTCAGTGGATTAAAGGCACATAATGGTTAGTCATGAAAGCCCTTCACTGGCTTAGCGTGGagtttgtattgtgttgtgtattgacGTCAATGAACTAAGAGAAGGCCTGCTTTCTAAAGATTTGACATTTCCGGCTTTGTGCACGGTTTACCCGCCTCAATCTGTTCTCTACAATGAGCTGTGATGTAAATAACAGCTAGAACCAgcatttatgttgttttttcctCCCTATTTGAACAACAGCTAGACAGTACAGTCGTAAATCAAAGGTACAACAGGCAAGGCAACAAGGCAAGAAAATCATTTTTGCCTGTAAGGGCCCACTGCGAcatttgaagatgttctgttggTGTCTACTTCATCTATAATGAATGGCGGTGACATTTGAGCTGAATCCATTTGTCACTTTTCCTGTGAGCCGGCCAGATACGCTCATGGTCCAGTGTGCACTGTGGCGCGGGGCTGCTGTCGCATCTCACTAAAatttgagaaaaaaacaacaacgatGAGGTGAAGAAAAGACGCGCAAGCAAAACAGCACTGGACAGCAATGCTCAAATCTTTTTATTAGAGAAGTCATAGAAGAGGCACTACCTCACATATATAGGCACTGAACTACTGGACTGGAGCCGCTGGCACGAACCTGCGTGAACCTGTGTTATCCCAGAGCACTGTCAGCAACCATGCCAGTCTGAGTGAAGGTTTCCATGTGATATGCTTTTATAATCTGCACTTAAGAATAGCGGGGACTCGTTAGGTGCAATGGTGGACTGTTGCATCAGGGACGTTGATAGAATTTAATACTGTGCTGTACTCGCTTCTTACATTCGCACTTTTTACCCACTGATACCCACAGTTTGGATAGAAACGTAGATCGAAAATGGCAAGAAAATGCATCCGTATTAGGAAATGCACAAAAATTCTAGCATCTAACACTAGGATTCTTCTCTACAATATGAATTTGCTACACAAGCTCACCCTCTAGGCTTGGATTTTGAGTCATGACATCATTACAAAGCTTCAATGATCTTATTATAGCTTCTACATCTGCTctaaagtgtgtttgtgtaatgtgGTGAAGCAAATCGACGATGCGTGCCACAGCCCCAAAGTGGTGATCTTCATAAACTGCTCCAGCATAGAAAGGTTGTAAAATGTagagtttctatacaagtacaAATCAATGCCTCTGGCTAAAGAAGTTCTGAGGTCTTGAAAAAG
Protein-coding sequences here:
- the guca1b gene encoding guanylyl cyclase-activating protein 2, which translates into the protein MGQRLSDDSDDKEIDVAELQEWYKKFVVECPSGTLFKHEFKSFFGVTDNQEAADYIENMFRAFDKNGDNTIDFLEYVAALNLVLRGKLEHKLKWTFKMYDKDGSGCIDKTELKEIVESIYRMKKACHGELDEECNLLTPDQVVDRIFELVDENGDGELSLDEFIDGARRDKWVMKMLQMDVNPGEWINEQRRRSDNF